One Aureibacillus halotolerans genomic region harbors:
- a CDS encoding DUF5325 family protein has translation MEMKEIKWKYLLLAVLCAFFISLIGVAIGLKSWLLGIIATLCIVACMGVGFSQKAKDRIAGKI, from the coding sequence ATGGAAATGAAAGAAATTAAATGGAAGTACCTCCTCCTTGCTGTACTGTGCGCATTTTTCATAAGTTTGATTGGGGTTGCTATTGGACTTAAAAGCTGGCTACTAGGCATTATCGCTACCCTTTGCATCGTTGCCTGCATGGGCGTCGGTTTTTCCCAAAAGGCGAAAGACCGCATAGCAGGAAAAATATAA
- the typA gene encoding translational GTPase TypA codes for MRLKKRNEIRNIAIIAHVDHGKTTLVDKMLHQSGLFRDNEHVEERAMDSNDIEKERGITILSKNTAVNYQGTTLNILDTPGHADFGGEVERIMRMVDGVLLIVDAYEGCMPQTRFVLKKALDTGLTPVVVINKMDRPAARPAEVVDEVLELFMELEADDDQLEFPVVFASAMNGVATNDLDVPKDDLKDLFEAIMTHVPAPDDTRDAPLQFQVSLLDYNDYVGRICIGRVFAGKIRHGQSVSLCQRNGSIAQAKISKLYGFEGLKRHEIDEAGAGDLVAIAGIQANVGETICLPGKEDALPIIKIDEPTLQMTFHVNDSPFAGRDGKYVTARKIEERLLKQLETDVSMRVTQGATPDEWVVSGRGELHLSVFIENLRREGYELSVSKPEVILREIKGVRSEPFEAVHIEVPDEFTGSVMESLGSRKGEMVNMSAQGERTMLEFLIPSRALIGYRTEFMTLTKGMGIMHHSFKEYRAEVTGYTGGRRRGVLVNKDPGKATQYGILGVEDRGVVFVEPGTDLYAGMIVGEHSRENDLTVNITKAKQMTNVRSANKDQTQTMKKARDMSLEEALEYMEDDELCEVTPEAIRLRKKILMQAERERAEKRKKKVVVEE; via the coding sequence ATGCGTTTGAAAAAGCGCAATGAAATTCGTAATATTGCTATTATCGCACACGTAGACCACGGGAAAACCACGTTGGTTGATAAAATGCTACATCAATCAGGCTTGTTTAGAGATAACGAGCATGTGGAAGAAAGAGCAATGGATTCAAATGATATTGAGAAAGAGCGCGGCATTACGATTCTTTCTAAGAATACGGCTGTCAATTACCAAGGGACAACGTTAAACATTTTGGACACGCCAGGGCACGCAGATTTTGGTGGTGAAGTAGAACGGATTATGCGGATGGTCGACGGTGTGTTGTTGATTGTTGACGCCTATGAAGGATGCATGCCGCAAACGCGTTTTGTTCTCAAAAAAGCTTTGGATACTGGGCTTACACCAGTGGTTGTTATAAATAAGATGGATCGACCTGCTGCGAGACCTGCAGAAGTGGTTGATGAAGTCCTCGAATTGTTTATGGAATTGGAAGCTGATGATGATCAGCTTGAATTCCCGGTTGTGTTTGCATCTGCCATGAACGGTGTGGCCACAAACGATTTAGATGTACCTAAGGATGATCTTAAGGATTTATTTGAGGCGATTATGACGCATGTCCCTGCCCCAGATGATACCCGTGACGCGCCACTTCAGTTTCAAGTATCTTTGCTGGATTACAACGATTACGTAGGCCGCATTTGTATCGGTCGCGTTTTTGCAGGTAAGATCCGACACGGGCAATCCGTTTCACTTTGTCAGCGTAATGGTTCCATTGCACAAGCGAAAATTTCGAAGCTTTACGGTTTCGAAGGCTTAAAACGACATGAGATTGACGAAGCGGGCGCTGGAGATCTTGTGGCTATAGCTGGAATCCAGGCCAACGTCGGGGAAACCATTTGCCTGCCTGGCAAGGAAGATGCTTTGCCAATTATCAAAATTGATGAACCAACGCTCCAAATGACATTTCATGTCAACGACAGTCCTTTCGCAGGTCGAGACGGAAAATACGTGACAGCAAGAAAAATCGAAGAGCGTTTATTAAAGCAACTTGAAACAGACGTATCAATGCGTGTTACTCAAGGGGCAACACCAGACGAATGGGTCGTTTCAGGACGCGGAGAACTTCATCTGTCTGTGTTTATTGAGAATTTACGCCGTGAAGGGTATGAACTATCCGTATCAAAACCTGAGGTCATCTTGCGTGAGATCAAAGGTGTTCGTTCCGAGCCATTTGAAGCTGTGCACATTGAAGTGCCAGACGAATTTACTGGTTCCGTAATGGAATCTTTAGGTTCACGTAAAGGTGAGATGGTCAACATGTCCGCACAAGGCGAACGGACGATGCTGGAGTTTTTAATTCCATCAAGAGCATTGATTGGCTATCGGACCGAGTTTATGACACTTACTAAAGGGATGGGCATCATGCATCACTCCTTTAAAGAATATCGTGCTGAAGTCACTGGTTATACCGGTGGAAGACGTCGAGGCGTTCTTGTGAATAAGGACCCTGGAAAAGCGACTCAATACGGCATTTTAGGCGTTGAGGATCGTGGTGTCGTATTTGTCGAGCCAGGAACCGATTTGTATGCAGGGATGATTGTTGGCGAACATTCGCGCGAAAACGATCTTACGGTCAATATTACAAAAGCGAAGCAAATGACAAACGTTCGCTCTGCAAACAAAGATCAAACACAAACAATGAAGAAAGCACGTGACATGAGTTTAGAAGAAGCGTTAGAATATATGGAAGATGACGAGCTTTGTGAAGTGACGCCTGAGGCCATTCGTCTTCGCAAAAAAATTCTAATGCAGGCAGAAAGAGAACGTGCAGAGAAACGCAAGAAAAAAGTTGTCGTTGAAGAGTAA
- a CDS encoding YlaH-like family protein has protein sequence MTGNMAETIVVPTDMWPIANFIFQGYVGKTIPVDNLDQLALNLFFLYCIIVVLSVLVYNLGFARKLPILKNVIIYVMLLIGCMPLTVMGMGLPVAEGMFVIAIIFGVYRFRLHRGRKNQSQQA, from the coding sequence TTGACTGGAAATATGGCAGAGACTATTGTCGTCCCTACAGATATGTGGCCAATAGCCAACTTTATTTTTCAAGGCTACGTCGGCAAGACCATTCCGGTAGACAATTTGGACCAGCTCGCGCTAAATCTTTTCTTTTTGTATTGCATCATTGTTGTTTTGAGCGTGCTGGTATACAATTTAGGCTTTGCCAGGAAGCTTCCGATATTAAAAAACGTGATCATTTATGTCATGCTTTTGATAGGCTGTATGCCACTAACAGTAATGGGAATGGGTTTGCCTGTTGCTGAAGGGATGTTCGTCATAGCGATCATTTTTGGCGTATACCGTTTTCGGTTACACAGAGGCAGAAAAAATCAAAGCCAGCAGGCGTGA
- a CDS encoding HU family DNA-binding protein, producing MNKNDLISTVAEKSGLSKKDATSAVEALFSSISEGLEKGEKIQLVGFGNFEVRERSERKGRNPQTGKEMTIPASKVPAFKPGKQLKDVVN from the coding sequence ATGAACAAAAATGATTTGATTTCTACAGTAGCTGAAAAGAGTGGTTTATCAAAAAAGGATGCAACAAGTGCTGTTGAAGCACTATTCTCTTCAATCTCTGAAGGACTTGAAAAAGGTGAAAAAATCCAGCTCGTTGGATTTGGAAACTTTGAAGTAAGAGAGCGTTCTGAAAGAAAGGGACGTAACCCACAAACAGGAAAAGAAATGACAATCCCTGCAAGCAAGGTACCTGCTTTTAAACCGGGCAAGCAATTAAAAGATGTCGTGAATTAA
- a CDS encoding PhoH family protein yields the protein METIYVLDTNVLLQDPYSLYAFKDNQVVIPAIVLEETDAKKKFPDEIGVHARTIARILDGLRKRGKLHDNILLDNGGTLRVELNHRSLNTLNQFFLEPTNDNRIIAVALNLMLEEQEKEEGRRVVLVSKDAMVRIKADVVGVVAEDFLNDRVIESDDMYRGFSEVYLDNQHIQSFYQEGSLSVALLDEDFYPNEAVIVKAQENPSGSSLGRLDSTASFIVPFSKQTDSVWGIRPRNVQQTMALELLLSEDVPLVTLTGQAGTGKTLLALAAGLLQTEEMRRFKKLLVARPIVPVGKDIGYLPGEKEEKLKPWMQPILDNLEHLFSVKKREELDRILAGLGSIEVEALSYIRGRSLPEQFIIIDEAQNLTKHEVKTILTRVGEGSKIILMGDTEQIDHPYLDPYNNGLTYVVEKFKDQPLSGHIRLLKGERSELARISAQLL from the coding sequence TTGGAGACTATTTATGTGCTCGACACAAATGTACTCCTACAAGATCCATATTCGTTATATGCGTTTAAAGACAATCAGGTTGTCATTCCGGCGATTGTTTTAGAAGAAACGGATGCGAAAAAGAAATTCCCAGATGAGATAGGCGTTCATGCACGAACGATCGCAAGAATTTTGGATGGCTTGAGAAAAAGAGGCAAACTGCACGACAACATTTTATTAGACAACGGAGGTACGTTACGTGTCGAGCTGAATCATCGGTCGCTCAATACGTTAAATCAATTTTTCTTAGAACCTACGAATGACAATCGTATTATTGCAGTTGCTTTAAATTTGATGTTAGAAGAGCAAGAAAAAGAAGAGGGCCGACGGGTTGTGCTTGTTTCAAAGGATGCGATGGTTCGAATAAAAGCAGATGTGGTTGGCGTTGTGGCTGAAGATTTTTTGAATGACCGCGTGATTGAATCGGACGATATGTATAGAGGCTTTAGCGAGGTGTATTTAGACAATCAGCATATCCAATCGTTTTATCAAGAGGGAAGCCTCTCAGTTGCTTTATTAGACGAAGATTTCTACCCCAATGAGGCTGTCATCGTCAAGGCGCAAGAAAATCCATCAGGATCGAGCTTAGGGCGCTTAGATTCGACCGCCAGCTTTATTGTGCCTTTTTCGAAACAAACGGATTCAGTATGGGGAATTCGTCCGAGAAATGTTCAGCAGACGATGGCGCTGGAGCTATTGCTAAGTGAAGATGTTCCTCTCGTTACGCTCACCGGACAAGCAGGCACTGGAAAAACATTGTTAGCCTTGGCGGCGGGCTTGCTGCAAACGGAAGAAATGAGACGCTTTAAAAAGCTGCTCGTGGCAAGGCCGATTGTGCCAGTCGGAAAAGACATAGGCTATTTGCCAGGTGAGAAGGAAGAAAAGCTCAAGCCTTGGATGCAACCTATTTTGGATAATCTAGAGCATCTATTTTCGGTAAAGAAGCGCGAAGAACTGGATCGCATTCTTGCCGGCTTAGGTTCTATTGAAGTAGAGGCATTAAGCTATATTCGTGGTCGAAGCTTGCCTGAGCAATTTATCATTATTGATGAGGCGCAAAATCTTACAAAACATGAGGTCAAAACCATCTTAACGAGAGTAGGGGAGGGAAGTAAGATTATTCTAATGGGGGATACCGAACAAATTGATCACCCTTACTTGGATCCATACAACAATGGTCTGACCTACGTCGTAGAAAAATTTAAAGATCAGCCGCTGAGTGGCCATATACGATTGTTGAAGGGAGAGCGTTCAGAGCTAGCGAGGATTTCAGCGCAGTTGTTGTAA
- the glsA gene encoding glutaminase A: MYCQTSSELAEILERAVKMTTHGKVATYIPALAKASPSLLGISIYHDEEKCFHAGQTEQTFTLQSISKVIALALALMDHGAKTVFQHVGMEPTGDPFNSIAKLETMQNVKPLNPMINAGALVVSSLIKGATFHEKLGRLLDLVHDMTNVPERKYNHEVAKSEIETAHLNRSLAYFLKQHKLLSGHVEDLIEFYSHQCAIEVSCKDLARIGAVLAYDGKDPVTKRIILPAHIARICKTFMVTCGMYNASGEFAIRVGIPAKSGVSGAIVASIPGWGGIGIYGPALDDKGNSIGGMRALEIISHAYDLHIF, from the coding sequence ATGTACTGTCAAACATCTAGTGAGCTCGCTGAAATTCTTGAGCGAGCGGTGAAAATGACAACACATGGGAAGGTAGCCACGTATATACCCGCCCTTGCAAAGGCGTCGCCTTCTCTGCTTGGCATTAGCATTTACCACGATGAAGAGAAATGCTTTCATGCAGGTCAAACCGAGCAAACCTTTACGCTTCAAAGTATCTCCAAAGTCATTGCACTCGCCCTAGCTTTAATGGATCACGGGGCAAAGACGGTTTTTCAGCATGTAGGTATGGAACCAACAGGCGACCCTTTTAATTCTATTGCAAAACTGGAAACGATGCAAAACGTAAAGCCACTCAACCCGATGATTAATGCAGGTGCTTTAGTCGTTTCTTCATTAATTAAAGGGGCGACATTTCATGAAAAACTAGGAAGGCTTTTGGATTTAGTGCACGACATGACGAATGTCCCAGAAAGAAAATACAATCATGAGGTCGCTAAATCAGAAATTGAAACGGCACATTTAAACCGTTCACTTGCCTATTTTTTAAAGCAGCATAAGCTGTTAAGTGGTCATGTGGAAGATCTTATAGAATTTTATTCCCATCAATGTGCGATTGAAGTGAGCTGTAAAGATTTGGCTAGGATTGGCGCTGTTCTTGCGTATGATGGCAAAGACCCTGTGACGAAGCGGATTATTTTGCCCGCACATATTGCAAGGATTTGCAAAACGTTTATGGTCACGTGCGGCATGTACAACGCCTCTGGAGAGTTTGCCATTCGGGTCGGTATCCCGGCAAAAAGCGGGGTTTCAGGGGCAATTGTCGCAAGTATACCAGGATGGGGAGGTATCGGCATTTATGGACCAGCGTTAGATGACAAAGGCAACAGCATTGGGGGTATGCGTGCTCTTGAAATAATCTCACACGCCTATGACCTCCACATCTTTTAA
- a CDS encoding YlaN family protein codes for MISETAINHQSAALALLKEDAEKILKLIKVQMDNLTMPQCPLYEEVLDTQMFGLSREIHFAVRLGLVEDQAGRDIIETLERELFALHEATMNAK; via the coding sequence ATGATATCAGAGACGGCAATCAATCATCAAAGTGCAGCCTTAGCGTTGCTAAAAGAAGATGCCGAAAAGATTCTTAAGCTCATAAAAGTTCAAATGGATAATCTTACGATGCCCCAATGTCCTCTTTATGAAGAAGTACTAGACACACAAATGTTTGGGCTATCGCGTGAAATCCACTTTGCGGTCCGGTTGGGGTTGGTTGAGGACCAAGCGGGTAGAGATATAATTGAGACGCTTGAACGGGAGCTTTTTGCCCTGCATGAAGCAACGATGAACGCAAAATAA
- a CDS encoding FtsW/RodA/SpoVE family cell cycle protein yields the protein MLKKMLKNFDYTLVSMPVLLSIFGCLMVFSASIVVAVSNEFGVEPDYFFWRQLRSLAVALFIFVVTLLLPYKIYLSLYKWIILACVAALFAVFAIGTIGGGAQSWIQFAQLTIQPAEFAKLGVILYLAGVFSKKQAYINQFSVAVVPPLIFIVLIFGLIYKQPDLGSAMIVLLISATVILCAGLRWKHILGLMGLGAASVTILMLFFASENQTRRFASAFHPFADPEAGGFQLIQSYLAMGTGGLTGVGLGQSVQKGFIPEPHTDFILAIIAEELGILGVAFVIFGLGFIVVKGLQTAIRCKDVFGSLLAVGISCMIGIQTFVNVGAMSGLVPVTGVTLPFISYGGSSLVLLMASVGILCNISMFVRYRAKKEASLEPTEESTNMTGQY from the coding sequence TTGTTAAAGAAAATGCTTAAAAACTTTGATTATACACTTGTCTCAATGCCGGTTCTTTTAAGTATTTTTGGCTGCTTGATGGTGTTTAGCGCAAGTATCGTCGTGGCCGTATCCAACGAGTTTGGCGTAGAGCCTGATTATTTTTTCTGGCGACAGCTCAGGTCGCTTGCTGTTGCTCTTTTTATTTTTGTTGTTACTTTGCTGCTTCCGTATAAAATCTATTTAAGTTTGTACAAATGGATCATTTTAGCATGTGTTGCTGCATTGTTTGCTGTGTTTGCAATCGGTACTATTGGTGGTGGCGCGCAATCATGGATCCAATTTGCTCAACTCACAATACAGCCTGCCGAATTTGCTAAGCTGGGTGTTATATTGTATCTTGCTGGTGTGTTCTCAAAAAAACAAGCATACATAAATCAATTTTCTGTTGCTGTTGTACCGCCGTTGATTTTTATCGTGTTGATTTTTGGACTTATTTACAAGCAGCCTGATTTAGGCTCAGCAATGATTGTGTTGCTCATTTCTGCAACTGTAATACTATGTGCAGGTCTGCGTTGGAAACATATTTTAGGTTTAATGGGTCTTGGCGCAGCGAGTGTGACGATTTTAATGCTTTTTTTTGCGTCTGAAAACCAAACCCGCCGTTTTGCGTCTGCATTTCATCCGTTTGCTGATCCAGAAGCAGGCGGCTTTCAGCTTATACAATCCTACCTCGCCATGGGAACAGGAGGATTGACGGGTGTCGGTTTAGGACAAAGTGTACAAAAAGGATTTATTCCAGAGCCTCATACCGATTTTATTCTTGCTATTATTGCAGAAGAGCTTGGAATCCTAGGGGTCGCTTTTGTTATTTTTGGTCTTGGTTTCATCGTTGTCAAAGGGTTGCAGACAGCTATCCGGTGCAAAGATGTTTTTGGTAGCCTCCTTGCCGTAGGGATTTCTTGCATGATTGGTATACAGACGTTTGTAAACGTGGGGGCGATGTCCGGTTTAGTTCCAGTCACAGGCGTTACATTGCCATTTATAAGCTACGGTGGATCTTCGCTCGTGCTCTTAATGGCTTCTGTGGGAATCCTTTGTAACATTTCCATGTTTGTTAGGTACCGTGCAAAGAAAGAAGCTTCGTTAGAACCGACAGAAGAGAGCACAAACATGACTGGACAATATTGA
- a CDS encoding COX15/CtaA family protein, which produces MQQLMRALGVFSVFCMLLVLLGGALVTKTDSGAGCGTTWPLCHGEFLPQDLSKDTLIEWSHRSISAYTGIIVGIFSVWAFVRFRSKEARLLSILSVFFLVLQALIGAGAVVWGQSDFILALHFGISLVSFSSTLLLTLFVFENTSTKPRRLVSIPHGMRKELVWLMVYLYAVVYSGAFVRHIGASIVCQGYPFCSNEGGILPTNMYEWVHMGHRAAAGLFFLWLLFFLIRTWRKSDVSKSVKWILTLAFMFVSLQVISGALIIITLLSLSISLLHALFISCLFGTLSYLLLLSYRSYRVEKAERKAA; this is translated from the coding sequence TTGCAACAACTAATGAGAGCATTAGGCGTCTTTTCTGTTTTCTGTATGCTGCTCGTTCTATTAGGCGGTGCGCTCGTAACAAAAACAGACTCAGGTGCTGGCTGTGGAACGACTTGGCCTTTGTGCCACGGAGAGTTTCTTCCACAGGATTTATCTAAAGATACATTAATTGAGTGGAGTCATCGCTCGATTTCAGCGTATACGGGTATTATCGTAGGTATCTTTTCCGTTTGGGCATTCGTTCGCTTTCGCTCTAAGGAAGCACGCCTCTTATCCATTTTATCCGTTTTTTTTCTCGTTCTACAAGCACTCATTGGAGCTGGAGCCGTCGTTTGGGGGCAGTCTGATTTTATTTTGGCTCTCCATTTTGGAATCTCCCTTGTCTCGTTTTCTTCAACGCTACTCTTAACCTTATTCGTCTTTGAAAATACTTCAACAAAGCCACGGCGACTCGTAAGCATTCCTCATGGGATGAGAAAAGAGCTCGTATGGCTTATGGTGTATTTGTATGCCGTCGTTTATTCAGGCGCATTTGTCCGTCATATTGGTGCAAGCATCGTTTGTCAAGGCTATCCTTTCTGTTCAAATGAGGGAGGCATACTTCCGACAAATATGTACGAATGGGTTCATATGGGACATCGTGCCGCCGCAGGCCTGTTTTTTCTCTGGTTGCTCTTCTTCCTCATTCGAACTTGGCGTAAATCAGATGTCTCAAAATCGGTGAAATGGATTCTGACCCTCGCATTCATGTTCGTCAGTCTACAAGTGATCTCTGGAGCACTCATCATTATTACATTGCTTTCCTTGTCCATTTCTTTGTTACACGCATTGTTCATTTCTTGCTTGTTCGGCACATTAAGCTATTTGCTCTTGCTCTCATACCGAAGTTATCGAGTTGAAAAGGCAGAAAGAAAAGCAGCGTAG
- the cyoE gene encoding heme o synthase: MSIKQSSHIVEETGSTVENAETQPINKSFVAELFSLVKIGIINSNVMTTFAGIWLALYYTDSSITSNWIPGVLVLLGSALLMAGACTINNYYDRDIDAIMERTQSRPTVTGRFSNSFVIAAGVAFTFLGLAMLFSVNATAGVIGLVGWFFYVVLYTMWSKRRYTLNTVVGSVPGAVPPLIGWAAIDPTLSHPAAWILFMIMFLWQTPHFLSLAIKKTEDYRKAGIPMLPVVYGFAMTKRQILIYMVCLLPLPFYLASLGTIFLIVATLLNVGWIFLTIYGMRWKDKMKWATGVFVYSLNYLTIMVVLMVVVTLPHVLLP; this comes from the coding sequence ATGAGCATAAAACAGTCGTCTCATATTGTAGAAGAAACAGGTTCCACAGTCGAGAATGCTGAGACTCAACCAATAAATAAAAGCTTTGTTGCAGAGCTTTTTTCACTTGTTAAAATTGGTATTATTAATTCCAATGTGATGACCACCTTTGCTGGTATATGGTTGGCATTGTATTATACAGATAGTTCAATTACGTCCAATTGGATACCTGGCGTTTTGGTATTGCTCGGTTCAGCACTCCTTATGGCTGGTGCTTGTACAATAAACAACTATTATGATCGAGATATTGATGCCATTATGGAACGTACACAAAGCAGACCAACTGTTACTGGGAGGTTTAGCAATAGTTTCGTCATCGCTGCAGGAGTTGCGTTCACCTTTTTAGGTCTTGCAATGTTGTTTTCCGTGAATGCAACAGCTGGTGTCATTGGCCTAGTTGGTTGGTTTTTTTATGTCGTCTTGTACACAATGTGGTCAAAACGTCGCTATACATTAAACACAGTTGTAGGAAGTGTCCCAGGAGCCGTTCCGCCATTAATTGGGTGGGCAGCTATTGACCCAACACTTTCTCATCCAGCTGCATGGATATTGTTTATGATCATGTTTTTGTGGCAGACACCACATTTTTTGTCACTCGCCATTAAGAAAACAGAAGACTATCGCAAGGCTGGTATACCGATGCTCCCAGTTGTTTACGGTTTTGCAATGACAAAGCGGCAAATTTTGATTTATATGGTTTGTTTGTTGCCTTTGCCTTTCTATCTTGCATCACTTGGGACGATTTTTCTCATCGTAGCGACACTGCTAAACGTGGGCTGGATTTTTCTCACGATTTACGGAATGAGATGGAAAGATAAAATGAAATGGGCAACCGGTGTGTTCGTCTATTCATTAAACTATCTAACAATTATGGTCGTTTTAATGGTAGTAGTTACGCTTCCACACGTGTTGTTGCCTTAA
- the coxB gene encoding cytochrome c oxidase subunit II has product MKSAENNWRRRIMYSLFGLCAVMLAGCGRENLSALQPKGEGASMLYDLMVISIVIMIAVFLVVIAIYTYVLVRYRKKKGDQDIIPEQVEGNRNLEILWTVIPILLLLILAVPTVNYTFQLADTSEMEAEDSDNYVVDVTANAFWWNFEYQGQEVTTSQDLYIPTGEKVFVNLSSADVIHSFWVPAIQGKMDNNPGDSNVNTIYLETDDEGVYWGKCAEFCGPSHALMDFRVIAVSPEEFDAWLANMKEGPGEPSTEIAAAGEEIFAQSCASCHAVEAGAVGGVGPNLTSFGDREKIAGILEHNSENLKEWIRNPQEIKPGNNMPQFSEDQISDEDLDALAEYLLGLKVSDE; this is encoded by the coding sequence ATGAAAAGTGCTGAAAACAACTGGCGCCGACGTATAATGTATTCCCTTTTTGGCTTGTGTGCAGTAATGCTCGCTGGCTGTGGACGGGAAAATTTATCTGCGCTTCAGCCTAAGGGCGAAGGGGCAAGCATGCTTTATGACTTAATGGTGATCAGCATCGTAATAATGATCGCTGTCTTCTTAGTCGTTATTGCCATTTATACGTATGTGCTTGTTCGTTACCGTAAGAAAAAAGGGGATCAAGATATTATCCCAGAACAGGTGGAAGGAAACCGTAACCTGGAGATTCTCTGGACGGTTATTCCAATCCTATTGCTGTTGATTTTAGCCGTACCAACAGTCAATTACACGTTCCAACTTGCCGATACTTCAGAGATGGAAGCTGAAGATAGCGACAATTACGTTGTGGATGTTACGGCAAACGCTTTCTGGTGGAATTTTGAATATCAAGGGCAAGAAGTGACAACGTCTCAAGATTTATACATACCAACAGGCGAAAAAGTTTTTGTCAATCTTTCTTCTGCAGATGTTATTCACTCATTTTGGGTTCCGGCTATTCAAGGAAAAATGGATAATAACCCTGGAGACAGCAACGTAAATACGATTTATTTGGAGACTGATGATGAAGGCGTTTACTGGGGGAAATGTGCAGAATTTTGTGGGCCTTCCCATGCGCTCATGGATTTCCGTGTCATCGCAGTCTCTCCTGAAGAGTTTGACGCATGGCTTGCCAACATGAAAGAAGGACCTGGAGAGCCTTCCACTGAGATTGCTGCTGCGGGCGAAGAAATTTTTGCGCAAAGTTGTGCAAGTTGCCATGCAGTTGAAGCTGGAGCAGTTGGTGGAGTTGGTCCAAATCTAACCAGCTTTGGCGACCGTGAGAAAATTGCAGGAATTCTTGAACATAACAGTGAGAATTTAAAAGAATGGATTCGTAATCCACAAGAAATTAAGCCGGGCAACAATATGCCTCAATTTAGCGAGGATCAAATTTCCGATGAGGATCTTGATGCGCTAGCAGAGTATTTGCTCGGATTAAAAGTAAGTGATGAATAA